The following coding sequences lie in one Deinococcus roseus genomic window:
- a CDS encoding LacI family DNA-binding transcriptional regulator, whose translation MPNINDVAKRAGVSPSTAKRAITRPEQLTPQTLQKVMQAVAELQYEPDLTASALRKGKNNTIGLLVADILEPFFAEMAREIGWGLRNSGYGLLLADNEYHSEIELNNLKHLAGQRVSALIIRPSYGPGNREYLLKMQEKGTYIIEVDHHLEDSPFDYIMLNHEQCVRIGLEHLWSLGHTRIAGLGTFDARLYPEWRAYHFKHLMEERGLQIPPEFQRMVHYSEQDAYDYTHYLLSLPEPPTAIFAFNGSEAIGAHRAIEDAGKSIPQDVSLLAFDNYPWTARVKPGIDVIEQPIRQMARLLVEQVLSSIAGRHTPVHLLLPGKLIVRGSCAQILPQR comes from the coding sequence ATGCCCAACATCAACGACGTTGCGAAGAGGGCCGGTGTTTCTCCCAGCACGGCCAAACGGGCCATCACCCGTCCAGAACAGCTCACCCCCCAGACCCTGCAGAAGGTCATGCAGGCCGTGGCCGAACTGCAATACGAGCCGGACCTGACCGCCAGCGCATTGCGCAAAGGCAAAAACAACACCATTGGCTTGCTGGTTGCAGACATTCTTGAGCCGTTCTTTGCTGAAATGGCCCGTGAAATTGGCTGGGGACTGCGCAACTCGGGGTATGGCCTGTTGCTCGCAGACAACGAATACCACAGTGAAATTGAATTGAACAACCTCAAACACCTGGCCGGGCAACGGGTGAGCGCCCTGATCATCCGCCCCTCTTATGGTCCGGGCAACCGCGAATACCTGCTCAAGATGCAGGAAAAAGGCACCTACATCATCGAGGTGGACCACCACCTGGAGGACAGCCCCTTCGATTACATCATGCTGAACCATGAACAGTGCGTGCGGATCGGGCTGGAACACCTGTGGAGCCTGGGACACACCCGCATTGCTGGACTGGGCACCTTTGACGCCCGGCTGTACCCCGAATGGCGGGCTTACCACTTCAAGCACCTGATGGAAGAACGCGGACTGCAGATCCCGCCAGAATTCCAGCGCATGGTGCATTACAGCGAACAGGACGCCTACGATTACACCCATTATTTGCTGTCCCTGCCAGAGCCCCCCACCGCCATTTTTGCCTTCAATGGCAGCGAGGCCATCGGAGCACACCGGGCCATTGAGGATGCTGGGAAGTCCATTCCGCAGGATGTTTCTTTGCTGGCTTTCGACAATTACCCCTGGACGGCCAGGGTGAAACCGGGCATTGATGTGATCGAACAACCCATCCGCCAGATGGCCCGCCTGCTGGTCGAACAGGTGCTGAGCAGCATCGCCGGACGGCACACTCCGGTGCACCTGCTGCTTCCCGGCAAACTGATTGTGCGGGGCAGTTGCGCCCAGATCCTTCCCCAGCGCTGA
- a CDS encoding zinc-dependent alcohol dehydrogenase family protein, with protein sequence MTTSATRTMHAALITQPGVIEYREVELPEPQAGEVRIKILLTGVCGTDAHLLEGHFQATLPLIPGHEIVGVIDAVGKEVQGFTEGQRVVLDPDLNCGTCIMCQKGMRHQCLHYEAIGVTRAGGFAQYVVAPASVVYDASDLEPEVAVFAEPLGCVAWGITRLRPDPGSTALLYGAGGIGLLLMQALLASGVSEIAVVDTQPSRLQLAQQLGAKHAFLASSTLNEELKDLYPYGFDVVTEATGVPRVQQTMIDQAIAGGKILIFGVAPENARIEVSPYEIFRKDLTILGSFSLNSTIPLALRWMRSGQVQVKELITDTLPLGKLHEAIGQKIAASAGSIKSIVSPDL encoded by the coding sequence ATGACCACCTCTGCCACCAGAACCATGCACGCCGCCCTGATCACCCAGCCTGGAGTGATCGAGTACCGGGAGGTGGAGCTTCCAGAACCCCAGGCTGGAGAGGTGCGCATCAAAATCCTGCTCACCGGGGTGTGTGGAACCGACGCGCACCTTTTGGAAGGCCACTTTCAGGCCACTTTGCCCCTGATCCCTGGCCATGAAATTGTGGGCGTGATCGATGCTGTGGGCAAAGAGGTTCAGGGCTTCACCGAAGGGCAGCGGGTGGTGCTGGACCCGGATTTGAACTGCGGAACCTGCATCATGTGCCAGAAAGGCATGCGCCACCAGTGCCTGCACTACGAGGCCATCGGGGTCACCCGTGCAGGTGGATTTGCCCAGTACGTGGTTGCTCCGGCCAGCGTGGTTTACGATGCGAGCGACCTGGAACCTGAGGTTGCAGTGTTTGCAGAGCCGCTGGGCTGCGTGGCCTGGGGCATCACCCGCCTCAGGCCCGATCCGGGCAGCACCGCCCTGCTGTACGGAGCTGGAGGGATTGGACTTTTGCTGATGCAGGCGTTGCTGGCCTCCGGCGTCAGTGAAATTGCCGTGGTGGACACCCAGCCTTCCCGCCTGCAGCTTGCGCAACAACTGGGGGCAAAACACGCTTTCCTGGCTTCCAGCACCCTGAATGAAGAACTGAAGGACCTTTACCCTTACGGTTTCGATGTGGTCACTGAAGCCACTGGAGTACCCCGGGTGCAGCAGACCATGATTGATCAGGCGATTGCAGGAGGGAAAATCCTCATTTTCGGGGTGGCCCCGGAAAACGCCAGAATTGAAGTGAGCCCCTACGAGATCTTCCGCAAGGATTTGACCATTCTGGGCAGTTTTTCTCTGAACAGCACCATTCCACTGGCGTTGCGCTGGATGCGTTCGGGTCAGGTGCAAGTCAAAGAGCTCATCACCGACACCCTGCCATTGGGCAAACTGCATGAAGCCATCGGGCAGAAGATTGCAGCTTCTGCAGGATCCATCAAATCCATCGTTTCTCCTGACCTCTGA
- a CDS encoding ABC transporter substrate-binding protein produces MKKFAALSLVLSLGSVAFAQTTITIATVNNPDMVTMQKLTPEFEKAYPDIKVKWVVLPENELRQKITLDIASGAGTFDIATVGAYEVPIWAKNGWLEPLGPLFTKFPDIKSSYDLDDMLAPVRKGLSYNNLIHALPFYAESSMTFYRKDLFAKAGLKMPVKPTWTQIERFAKALHKPAQGQYGICLRGLPGWGENMAVFGTVINTFGGRWFDMNWNATVNTPAWKNAMTFYTNLIKKYGPPGVTGNGFTENLTLFAQGKCGMWIDATVAAGFVTDPAQSKVVNTVGFANSPTGPGTPKGSNWLWIWSLAIPKSTQHENEAFKFITWATSKDYIELVAQEKGNWGAVPPGTRKSTYANPEYQKAAGAFANIVLDSIQRADPTNATKDKVPYTGVQFVAIPEFQALGTQVGQYLAGVLSGQMTVDQALKQSQAAADKVSTEGNYKK; encoded by the coding sequence ATGAAGAAGTTTGCCGCCTTAAGTCTGGTGCTCAGCCTGGGATCTGTTGCTTTCGCGCAAACCACCATCACCATTGCCACCGTGAACAACCCTGACATGGTGACCATGCAGAAGCTGACCCCAGAGTTTGAGAAAGCCTACCCGGACATCAAGGTCAAATGGGTGGTCCTCCCCGAAAACGAACTGCGCCAGAAAATCACCCTGGACATCGCCTCTGGTGCAGGCACCTTCGACATCGCCACGGTGGGCGCTTATGAAGTGCCGATCTGGGCCAAGAACGGCTGGCTGGAACCCCTTGGGCCACTCTTCACCAAATTCCCCGACATCAAGTCTTCCTACGATCTTGATGACATGCTCGCTCCGGTGCGCAAGGGCCTCTCCTACAACAACCTGATCCACGCGCTGCCCTTCTACGCAGAGTCCAGCATGACCTTCTACCGCAAAGACCTCTTTGCCAAAGCCGGTCTGAAGATGCCCGTAAAGCCCACCTGGACCCAGATCGAGCGTTTCGCCAAGGCCCTGCACAAACCCGCACAGGGCCAGTACGGCATCTGCCTGCGTGGTCTGCCTGGCTGGGGTGAAAACATGGCCGTCTTCGGCACGGTGATCAACACCTTTGGTGGCCGCTGGTTCGACATGAACTGGAATGCCACGGTAAACACCCCCGCCTGGAAAAACGCCATGACCTTCTACACCAATCTGATCAAGAAGTACGGCCCTCCCGGAGTCACCGGCAACGGCTTCACCGAGAACCTGACCCTCTTTGCCCAGGGCAAATGCGGAATGTGGATCGATGCCACCGTGGCTGCAGGCTTCGTGACCGACCCCGCACAATCCAAGGTGGTGAACACCGTGGGCTTCGCCAACAGCCCCACCGGCCCCGGCACCCCCAAAGGCAGCAACTGGCTGTGGATCTGGTCCCTGGCCATCCCCAAGAGCACCCAGCATGAGAATGAAGCCTTCAAGTTCATCACCTGGGCCACTTCCAAGGACTACATCGAGCTGGTGGCACAAGAAAAAGGCAACTGGGGTGCCGTGCCTCCAGGAACCCGCAAGTCCACCTATGCCAACCCCGAGTACCAGAAAGCCGCAGGTGCCTTTGCCAACATCGTTCTGGACAGCATCCAGCGTGCCGACCCCACCAACGCCACCAAGGACAAGGTGCCCTACACCGGCGTGCAGTTCGTGGCCATCCCCGAATTCCAGGCCCTGGGCACCCAGGTCGGACAGTACCTGGCAGGCGTCCTGAGCGGTCAGATGACCGTCGATCAGGCCCTCAAACAGAGCCAGGCTGCCGCAGACAAAGTCTCCACCGAAGGCAACTACAAGAAGTGA
- a CDS encoding carbohydrate ABC transporter permease, whose translation MSQVKEVTKSRQNEQNRKIVLSVQNSLLTLFTYLVLLMFLFPLIWMIVAGFKTEAQAFATPPVFFFTPTLENFQGALETYAPFLKNSLIIVGGSTLLAFLLGVPAGFAMALYPGARTKGTLLWMLSTKMMPPVGVIVPLFLIFRDAKLLDTHLGLILMFTTINLPLVVWMVHSYISEIPFGIFEAAKVDGASMMQEFFQVAMPLALPGIASTALLCVIFAWNEVFFALNLTSSDASPLSVFISSFKTSEGLFWAKMSAAATLTIAPVMIFGWFAQKQLIRGLTFGAVK comes from the coding sequence ATGAGTCAGGTCAAAGAAGTCACCAAGAGTCGCCAGAACGAGCAAAACCGCAAAATTGTGCTGTCCGTCCAGAACAGCCTGCTCACCCTCTTCACCTATCTGGTGCTCTTGATGTTCCTGTTCCCACTGATCTGGATGATTGTGGCAGGCTTCAAAACCGAAGCCCAGGCTTTCGCGACCCCTCCAGTGTTCTTTTTCACCCCCACCCTGGAGAACTTTCAGGGTGCGCTGGAAACCTACGCGCCTTTCCTGAAAAACTCCCTGATCATTGTGGGCGGATCCACGCTGCTGGCCTTCCTGCTCGGGGTTCCTGCGGGTTTCGCCATGGCCCTGTACCCTGGAGCCAGAACCAAAGGGACACTCCTGTGGATGCTCTCCACCAAAATGATGCCCCCCGTCGGGGTGATTGTTCCCCTGTTCCTGATTTTCCGGGATGCCAAACTGCTGGACACCCACCTGGGCCTGATCCTGATGTTCACCACCATCAATTTGCCCCTGGTGGTCTGGATGGTGCACTCCTACATTTCAGAGATTCCCTTCGGGATTTTTGAAGCCGCCAAGGTGGACGGAGCCAGCATGATGCAGGAGTTCTTCCAGGTCGCCATGCCCCTGGCCCTCCCTGGCATTGCCTCCACCGCCCTGCTCTGTGTGATTTTCGCCTGGAACGAAGTGTTCTTCGCGCTGAATTTGACCTCCTCGGACGCTTCACCCCTGTCGGTGTTCATCAGTTCCTTCAAGACCTCTGAAGGCCTGTTCTGGGCCAAGATGTCTGCTGCGGCCACACTCACCATCGCTCCTGTGATGATTTTCGGCTGGTTCGCCCAGAAACAGCTGATTCGCGGCCTGACCTTTGGAGCCGTCAAATGA
- a CDS encoding carbohydrate ABC transporter permease, which yields MLSNPTTTQKTPQQRQPVNVPAVLLVLPALIYLIVTTQLPFLMTVYYSFFKWNLTIPGDRPFIGLSNYLSLFTDSQNLHVILNTIVLMLSVVVLTVVIGGAVAMLLNRRFLGRGIVRTLFISSFLVMPVVTAVVWKNMLMNPVFGFFGWVSQQLGLPVVDYLSTYPMQSIITMVTWEWTPFAALILLTGLQGIPEEQLEAARLDGCNPLQEFWYVIIPNWMKSLEVVILLETIFLMQVYGEIYTATSGGPGISTTTIPYFIYQKAFAEYNIGLASAAGVIAVLFTNLVASVMLRIIGRNIQGGRA from the coding sequence ATGCTCAGCAACCCAACCACCACCCAAAAAACCCCTCAACAGAGGCAGCCGGTCAATGTCCCTGCGGTGCTGCTGGTGCTGCCCGCGCTCATCTACCTGATTGTGACCACCCAGTTGCCGTTCCTGATGACGGTGTACTACAGCTTCTTCAAGTGGAACCTCACCATCCCCGGAGACCGTCCTTTCATCGGGCTGAGCAACTACCTGTCCCTGTTCACCGACAGCCAGAATTTGCACGTGATCCTCAACACCATCGTGTTGATGCTCTCCGTGGTGGTGCTGACCGTGGTGATTGGTGGCGCAGTCGCCATGCTGCTCAACCGCCGCTTCCTGGGCCGTGGCATTGTGCGCACCCTGTTCATCAGCTCTTTCCTGGTGATGCCTGTGGTGACCGCCGTGGTCTGGAAGAACATGCTGATGAACCCCGTTTTCGGTTTCTTCGGCTGGGTCAGCCAGCAACTCGGGCTGCCTGTGGTGGATTACCTCTCGACCTACCCCATGCAGAGCATCATCACCATGGTCACCTGGGAATGGACCCCTTTCGCTGCTTTGATCCTGCTGACCGGTCTGCAGGGCATCCCTGAAGAACAACTGGAAGCTGCCCGTCTGGACGGCTGCAACCCCCTGCAGGAATTCTGGTATGTGATCATCCCCAACTGGATGAAGTCCCTGGAAGTGGTGATCTTGCTGGAAACCATCTTCCTGATGCAGGTGTACGGCGAGATTTACACCGCAACTTCTGGCGGTCCTGGCATCTCCACCACCACCATCCCTTACTTCATCTACCAGAAAGCCTTCGCCGAGTACAACATCGGTCTGGCTTCCGCTGCCGGGGTGATCGCTGTGCTGTTCACCAACCTGGTGGCTTCGGTGATGCTGAGGATCATTGGCCGCAACATTCAGGGAGGCCGGGCATGA